From the genome of Colwellia psychrerythraea 34H, one region includes:
- the pssA gene encoding CDP-diacylglycerol--serine O-phosphatidyltransferase — protein sequence MQEIIVDSGDIEFLTTPKEYKQQLLSLIECARQRIFITALYLQDDEAGREILHALYQAKANFPTIEINIFVDFNRGQRGLIGEKASLGNRALYLKLAHEYPHTVNIYGVAVKRKEVFGVLHLKGMVFDEKLFYTGASINDIYLHQGERYRLDRYCTINSAALADSFCHYLSDTFIDSGLAPLLNQEWLPDAVEQKKNLIALKLQLKKSHYIVAQQQGLSQSKIVSNKALITPLVGFGRRKNQLNRATRHLVQKADDNMVLFTPYFNLPHSLAKDVIRALKRGVKTTVVVGDKTANDFFIGNDEDFSTIGIIPYVYEMLLKRFVKRYQNFIDQGLLNIHLWKDKDNSFHLKGLRVDDRYHLITGSNLNPRAWALDLENGLVVDDVNKQLLQKTDEELLGILVNTSKVSHFSDIDSVEDYPEKPQKLLKKIRVAQIDRVLKRFL from the coding sequence GTGCAAGAAATAATTGTCGATAGTGGTGATATTGAATTCCTTACCACGCCTAAAGAATATAAGCAGCAGTTGTTGTCCCTTATTGAATGCGCACGTCAGCGTATTTTCATTACTGCCTTATATCTACAAGATGATGAGGCAGGTAGAGAGATCCTCCATGCCTTATACCAAGCTAAAGCTAATTTCCCAACAATAGAGATTAATATCTTTGTTGATTTTAACCGTGGACAACGTGGTTTAATTGGTGAAAAGGCAAGCTTAGGTAACCGTGCACTTTATTTGAAATTAGCACATGAGTATCCTCACACCGTTAATATCTATGGTGTTGCTGTTAAGCGAAAAGAAGTCTTTGGGGTTTTACACCTAAAAGGCATGGTTTTCGATGAGAAGCTTTTCTATACAGGCGCAAGTATCAATGATATTTATCTACATCAAGGTGAGCGATATCGTTTAGATCGCTACTGTACTATCAATAGCGCAGCATTAGCCGATAGTTTTTGCCACTACTTATCTGATACTTTTATTGATTCAGGTCTGGCGCCACTTCTTAATCAAGAATGGTTACCTGATGCGGTAGAACAAAAGAAAAATCTGATCGCATTAAAACTTCAGCTAAAAAAATCTCACTATATTGTTGCTCAACAACAAGGTCTTAGCCAATCAAAAATAGTGAGTAATAAAGCCCTTATTACACCGCTAGTAGGTTTTGGTCGCCGTAAAAATCAGCTTAATCGAGCTACTCGTCACTTAGTGCAAAAAGCTGATGATAATATGGTGCTTTTCACGCCTTATTTTAATCTACCTCATTCTCTTGCTAAAGATGTGATTAGAGCCCTAAAACGTGGTGTTAAAACAACTGTGGTTGTAGGCGATAAAACAGCGAATGACTTTTTTATTGGCAATGATGAAGATTTCAGTACCATAGGTATCATCCCCTATGTTTATGAGATGTTACTTAAGCGTTTTGTTAAACGTTATCAAAATTTTATTGACCAAGGTTTATTGAATATCCATTTATGGAAAGATAAAGATAATAGCTTTCATCTCAAAGGTTTACGCGTTGATGACCGCTATCATTTGATTACGGGCAGTAATTTAAATCCCCGTGCTTGGGCACTGGATTTAGAGAATGGCTTAGTTGTTGATGATGTCAATAAACAGCTATTACAAAAAACGGATGAAGAACTGCTCGGTATTTTAGTCAATACGAGTAAAGTTTCGCATTTCTCTGATATTGATTCAGTAGAAGACTACCCTGAAAAACCTCAAAAATTATTGAAAAAGATACGTGTTGCCCAAATAGATAGAGTGTTGAAGCGATTTTTGTAG